In a single window of the Desulfovibrio mangrovi genome:
- a CDS encoding ribonuclease catalytic domain-containing protein yields the protein MTSSLVRFPGPGCVVEFMHGNKAQVAWVLEEQSGKLRLLTMSKREMKLASARILPWAGPTYSGERSRQQIADILEEHHARRDSREAEINPLELWDLAQGEVEKASIEWFAELLFSNPDVDDIAALGHAMIACKTHFRFSPPDFEIYPAERVEARKIEEQKREERELLVTQGQDFFLALWDNVTKGKALGKEPEGELRERLKHVILGRMADPDNHEIEQVWKLLAKGLPEDQHMALKLAQAWKLVPPHHNFWLDRAGYDTSDNWAAPFATDIATLQERVTALGREPEANNYISIDSATTRDIDDAFHVSRADDGNYDLRIAIACPALEWPFGSAFDKEVMRRATSVYLPEGNGNMMPEELGTDFYSLKAEELRPSMVLRVSVAPDGELLACEPEITWVRLAANLTYIDCEAVIEGGGDNTPAAAYKDQILLGLELADILIARRVKRGAVIIDRDDPKVVLSGEGADVKVDIKDPDPVPRSMLLVSEMMILANSAVSLWARQREVALLHRTQDVAVPKEYAGIWSEPHDIARVVKSLSSALLEPLPKPHRGIGVDGYSPITSPLRRYPDLVNVAQVLHMLHNGTPRWTKDELIAMLPLLSSRLDAVGQIQRFRPRYWKLLHFKQQGDKVWWDAVVTEDNDLFVTVSLPREQIFVRGRRKSFGDKVYPGQHLQVRIGKVHPLENEIQILDVMEE from the coding sequence ATGACATCTTCTCTGGTCCGGTTTCCGGGCCCCGGCTGCGTCGTGGAATTCATGCACGGCAACAAGGCGCAGGTGGCGTGGGTTCTTGAAGAACAATCCGGCAAGCTCCGGCTGCTCACCATGAGCAAACGCGAGATGAAACTCGCATCTGCGCGCATTCTTCCGTGGGCCGGGCCCACGTATTCCGGCGAACGTTCGCGCCAGCAGATTGCAGACATCCTTGAAGAGCATCATGCGCGCCGCGACTCCCGCGAAGCGGAAATCAACCCGCTGGAACTCTGGGACCTCGCACAGGGCGAAGTGGAAAAAGCTTCCATCGAATGGTTTGCCGAACTCCTCTTCTCCAACCCCGACGTGGACGACATCGCCGCGCTCGGTCATGCCATGATCGCCTGCAAGACACACTTCCGCTTCTCTCCACCGGACTTCGAAATCTACCCGGCCGAACGGGTGGAAGCACGCAAGATCGAAGAGCAGAAACGCGAAGAACGTGAACTGCTGGTCACACAGGGGCAGGACTTCTTCCTCGCCCTGTGGGACAACGTGACCAAAGGCAAAGCCCTCGGCAAGGAACCGGAAGGCGAACTGCGCGAGCGCCTCAAGCACGTTATTCTGGGCCGCATGGCCGATCCGGACAATCACGAGATCGAGCAGGTCTGGAAGCTGCTCGCCAAGGGGCTGCCCGAAGACCAGCACATGGCGCTGAAGCTGGCACAGGCCTGGAAACTGGTGCCCCCGCATCACAACTTCTGGCTCGACCGCGCCGGCTACGACACCTCGGACAACTGGGCTGCCCCCTTTGCAACGGACATTGCCACTCTGCAGGAACGCGTGACCGCCCTTGGCAGAGAGCCGGAAGCGAACAACTATATTTCCATAGACTCCGCCACTACGCGGGACATTGACGACGCTTTCCATGTCAGCCGCGCCGATGACGGCAATTATGACCTGCGCATCGCCATAGCCTGCCCCGCGCTGGAATGGCCCTTCGGCAGCGCCTTCGACAAGGAAGTGATGCGCCGCGCCACCAGCGTGTATCTGCCGGAAGGCAACGGCAACATGATGCCGGAAGAACTCGGCACGGACTTCTACAGCCTCAAGGCTGAAGAACTCCGACCCTCCATGGTGCTGCGCGTATCTGTTGCCCCGGACGGCGAGCTCCTCGCCTGCGAGCCGGAAATCACGTGGGTGCGCCTTGCCGCCAATCTCACTTACATCGACTGCGAAGCCGTGATCGAAGGCGGTGGCGACAACACGCCCGCAGCCGCCTACAAAGATCAGATCCTGCTGGGACTGGAACTGGCGGACATCCTCATCGCCCGCCGCGTCAAGCGCGGTGCCGTGATCATCGACCGAGACGACCCCAAGGTCGTTCTTTCCGGTGAAGGTGCGGACGTGAAGGTGGACATCAAGGACCCCGATCCCGTTCCGCGCTCCATGCTGCTGGTAAGCGAGATGATGATTCTGGCCAACTCCGCCGTTTCGCTCTGGGCGCGCCAGCGCGAGGTGGCGCTGCTGCACCGCACGCAGGACGTGGCCGTGCCCAAGGAATACGCGGGCATCTGGAGCGAGCCGCACGACATTGCCCGCGTGGTGAAGTCGCTGTCTTCCGCCCTGCTTGAGCCCCTGCCCAAGCCGCACCGCGGCATCGGCGTGGACGGCTACAGCCCCATCACTTCGCCGCTTCGCCGCTATCCCGACCTCGTGAACGTGGCACAGGTGCTGCACATGCTGCACAACGGCACTCCGCGGTGGACAAAGGACGAATTGATTGCCATGTTGCCGTTGCTGAGTTCACGTCTGGATGCCGTAGGCCAGATTCAACGCTTCCGGCCGCGATACTGGAAACTGCTGCACTTCAAACAGCAAGGCGACAAGGTCTGGTGGGATGCCGTGGTCACCGAAGACAACGACCTGTTCGTCACCGTGTCCCTGCCGCGGGAACAGATCTTCGTACGCGGACGACGCAAGTCTTTCGGCGACAAGGTGTACCCCGGTCAGCACCTGCAGGTGCGCATCGGCAAAGTACATCCGCTGGAGAACGAAATCCAGATTCTGGATGTGATGGAAGAGTAA
- a CDS encoding flavodoxin family protein: MNVIALNGSPRKKNWNTVSLLEHALAGAASQGAETELVNLYDLQFSGCISCFACKRVDRKVRGVCAVKDDLTPVLERIAKADALILGSPIYYGTETAAMRACFERLCFPYNPYAVDGHCEFGRVIPTALLYTMNVPEEMIDSYGYRPHFAFMQRMLSAHFGPCEVMLCTDTLQYSDYGKYESAKFDGNAKGKRREEVFPQDCQRAYELGSRMARPLAG; encoded by the coding sequence ATGAACGTTATAGCCCTGAACGGCAGCCCGCGTAAGAAGAACTGGAATACCGTATCACTGCTGGAGCATGCACTGGCCGGTGCGGCCTCTCAAGGTGCGGAAACGGAACTGGTTAACCTGTATGACCTGCAATTCTCCGGCTGCATCAGTTGTTTCGCCTGCAAGCGCGTGGACCGGAAGGTGCGCGGTGTCTGTGCGGTAAAGGATGACCTTACCCCGGTACTTGAGCGCATTGCGAAGGCAGACGCGCTGATTCTTGGCTCTCCCATTTATTACGGAACCGAAACGGCAGCTATGCGCGCCTGTTTTGAACGCCTGTGTTTCCCGTACAATCCCTATGCGGTCGACGGGCATTGCGAGTTTGGCAGGGTTATTCCCACGGCTTTGCTCTATACCATGAATGTTCCGGAAGAGATGATCGACAGCTACGGCTACCGCCCTCACTTTGCCTTTATGCAGCGAATGTTGTCGGCCCATTTCGGCCCCTGTGAGGTGATGCTCTGTACGGATACCCTGCAGTATTCCGATTACGGCAAGTACGAGTCGGCAAAGTTTGATGGCAACGCAAAGGGGAAGCGCCGCGAAGAGGTCTTTCCGCAGGACTGTCAGCGCGCCTATGAGCTTGGTTCTCGCATGGCTCGTCCGCTTGCCGGTTAA
- a CDS encoding AzlD domain-containing protein: MITSDTLVFTIILGMAAVTYLPRLLPVWALSSRELPPVVIRWLSYVPAAILSALLAPALLVQDGNIALNMNNLPLLAAVPTFLVAWRTESFFGTVAVGMACVAAGRYFGF; encoded by the coding sequence ATGATAACTTCCGATACCCTCGTTTTCACCATCATCCTCGGCATGGCCGCCGTCACGTATCTGCCGCGCCTTCTGCCCGTATGGGCGCTCTCGTCCCGCGAACTGCCGCCCGTGGTCATCCGCTGGCTCAGCTATGTGCCCGCCGCCATTCTCAGTGCCCTGCTGGCGCCTGCGTTGCTCGTGCAGGACGGCAACATCGCCCTGAACATGAACAACCTGCCGCTGCTCGCCGCCGTGCCCACCTTCCTTGTGGCGTGGCGCACCGAGAGTTTCTTCGGCACCGTGGCCGTTGGCATGGCCTGCGTGGCTGCCGGACGGTACTTCGGGTTCTAG
- a CDS encoding mobile mystery protein B, translating into MKYTYPPGATPLNADEASGLIPDHITTQDALNEWEQQNILDGLNWALKQHKRELLDDLFVRDLHKKMFDKTWKWAGTYRRSNKNIGIEWQTIPVELRNLFADVSFQIEHKSFPPDELATRFHHRLVAIHPFPNGNGRHARMMADLLIQRLGGEPFSWGGRSLVQHGDERERYIAALQAADKEDYTSLMEFVRS; encoded by the coding sequence ATGAAGTATACATATCCTCCCGGCGCGACTCCGCTGAACGCGGATGAAGCATCCGGCCTGATTCCCGACCACATCACCACACAGGATGCCCTCAACGAATGGGAACAGCAGAACATTCTTGATGGGTTGAACTGGGCACTGAAGCAACACAAGCGCGAATTGCTCGACGACCTCTTTGTGCGGGATCTTCATAAAAAGATGTTCGACAAAACTTGGAAGTGGGCTGGCACCTACCGCAGGAGCAACAAGAACATCGGGATAGAATGGCAGACGATTCCCGTTGAACTCAGGAATCTCTTTGCCGATGTGTCCTTCCAGATAGAACACAAGTCCTTTCCTCCTGACGAACTCGCAACCCGTTTTCACCACCGGCTTGTGGCAATACATCCTTTCCCTAACGGTAATGGACGGCATGCCCGTATGATGGCGGACTTGCTGATACAACGCCTCGGCGGCGAACCGTTCAGCTGGGGCGGACGCTCTCTTGTGCAGCACGGGGACGAGCGGGAGAGATATATTGCCGCGCTGCAGGCAGCAGACAAGGAGGACTACACCTCCCTCATGGAGTTTGTCCGGAGCTAA
- the thrC gene encoding threonine synthase, whose translation MRNADVFPRYRGNMEYFCLGCGERHGVDELLYTCPSCGGVFMLDNLAFDKLAETSGDEWREVFDERASSRNTALRGIFRFYELMAPVMEEEDIVYLGEGNTPIVEASKHLVAKTGVQFAYKNDGQNPSASFKDRGMACAFSYLKALVRKHGWDEVLTVCASTGDTSAAAALYASYVGKPLKSVVLLPHGKVTPQQLSQPLGSGATVLEVPGVFDDCMKVVEHLAENYRVALLNSKNSWRILGQESYAFEIAQWYNWDVADKCVFVPIGNAGNITAVMGGFLKMFRLGIITALPRVFGVQSHHADPVYRYYSVEDPKEREYKPVKVTPSVAQAAMIGNPVSFPRVKHFAEQFEAIGGRDAFQVLQVTEQQIMDSMIEANMHGHIACTQGGECFAGLKRAIELGLIKEGQSAVLDATAHALKFSGFQDMYFSNTFPPEYGVTPDMSLSNAPELLVDTEAKEKLSPEEFTLTAAKAIADRLGLASK comes from the coding sequence ATGCGAAACGCAGACGTGTTCCCCCGATACAGGGGAAATATGGAGTATTTCTGCCTTGGCTGCGGAGAACGCCACGGCGTGGATGAATTGCTGTACACCTGCCCGAGCTGCGGCGGCGTGTTCATGCTGGACAACCTTGCCTTCGACAAGCTGGCGGAGACCTCCGGCGACGAATGGCGCGAAGTTTTCGATGAGCGCGCAAGCTCGCGCAACACCGCCCTGCGCGGCATCTTCCGTTTTTATGAGCTGATGGCACCCGTGATGGAAGAGGAAGACATCGTCTACCTCGGCGAGGGCAATACCCCCATTGTGGAAGCCAGCAAGCATCTGGTCGCCAAGACCGGGGTGCAGTTCGCCTACAAGAACGACGGCCAGAATCCCAGCGCCTCCTTCAAGGACCGCGGCATGGCCTGCGCGTTTTCGTACCTCAAGGCGCTGGTACGCAAGCACGGCTGGGACGAAGTGCTTACCGTATGCGCATCCACCGGAGACACCTCGGCCGCTGCGGCGCTATACGCCTCCTACGTCGGCAAGCCGCTCAAGTCCGTTGTGCTGCTGCCCCACGGCAAGGTGACCCCCCAGCAGCTTTCCCAGCCGCTCGGCTCCGGCGCCACCGTGCTGGAAGTACCCGGCGTGTTCGACGACTGCATGAAGGTGGTTGAGCATCTGGCGGAAAACTACCGTGTGGCCCTGCTCAACTCCAAGAACAGCTGGCGCATTCTGGGTCAGGAATCCTACGCCTTTGAAATCGCCCAGTGGTACAACTGGGACGTGGCCGACAAGTGCGTGTTCGTACCCATCGGCAACGCCGGCAACATCACCGCCGTCATGGGTGGCTTCCTCAAGATGTTCCGCCTCGGCATCATCACTGCCCTGCCGCGCGTGTTCGGCGTGCAGTCGCACCATGCCGACCCCGTCTACCGCTACTACAGCGTGGAAGATCCCAAGGAACGCGAGTACAAGCCGGTGAAGGTAACCCCTTCCGTGGCGCAGGCCGCCATGATCGGCAACCCCGTTTCCTTCCCCCGCGTGAAGCATTTTGCGGAACAGTTCGAAGCCATCGGCGGCCGCGACGCGTTTCAGGTGCTTCAGGTGACCGAGCAGCAGATCATGGATTCCATGATCGAAGCAAACATGCACGGCCACATTGCCTGCACGCAGGGCGGCGAATGCTTCGCGGGCCTCAAGCGCGCCATCGAACTCGGCCTGATCAAGGAAGGCCAGAGCGCCGTGCTGGACGCCACCGCCCATGCGCTGAAGTTCTCCGGCTTTCAGGACATGTACTTCAGCAACACGTTCCCGCCGGAATACGGCGTAACGCCGGACATGTCGCTGTCCAACGCGCCCGAGCTGCTGGTGGATACGGAAGCGAAGGAAAAGCTCTCGCCTGAAGAGTTCACCCTCACCGCCGCCAAGGCCATCGCAGACAGACTGGGACTGGCAAGCAAGTAG
- a CDS encoding transglycosylase SLT domain-containing protein encodes MTIRIKVRWSERLTIAMLICLQAAILVWGTRMPTHVGGKPILRVAAPKTERVSASISPYGPGFEQELLTMFASEQGYHIEITEVDTPRQAWQALNEGRVQLVVGVGGTAPASLESPFVAGPAYATSRPVLIHSSKRYALRDEDELCQNPILTTQQRYLSETLTEEAENANCVAWTSKVNGVRVTPILDTLNEDRARFALVDDWTYSLWQPFFLGVKPTKTMDREITYRWFWSSESEALHTALSSFWKGREEDGQIAALHERYFGFLPEEADYYDIVGLSDSVKKHLPRYSDTILKYSKLNGIDPLLLTAVIYQESRFDADATSKTGVRGLMQITQNTARVLGVDRTNPQQSIKGGAKYLKMLWDAFESMELDPWDRWFFTLASYNQGLGHVQDAIALSRTMGGTGRTWHDLKKVLPLLAWEKYYSQTKYGYTRGYEAVHYVENIRYYYYILHGLVGLARPEAEHLGTLLSAIPDTWPVL; translated from the coding sequence ATGACAATTCGAATCAAGGTCCGCTGGAGTGAACGGCTTACCATAGCCATGCTCATCTGCCTGCAGGCCGCCATTCTCGTATGGGGCACGCGCATGCCTACGCATGTGGGTGGCAAGCCCATACTGCGGGTCGCCGCCCCCAAGACGGAGCGCGTATCCGCATCCATCTCGCCCTACGGGCCGGGATTCGAGCAGGAACTGCTCACCATGTTCGCCAGCGAACAAGGCTATCATATTGAAATTACAGAAGTAGACACTCCGAGACAGGCATGGCAGGCCCTCAATGAAGGCCGTGTGCAACTGGTCGTGGGCGTAGGCGGCACCGCTCCGGCGTCGCTTGAAAGCCCCTTCGTAGCCGGACCGGCATACGCCACCTCGCGCCCCGTCCTCATCCACAGCTCCAAGCGCTACGCCCTGCGGGACGAAGACGAACTCTGCCAGAACCCCATTCTGACCACCCAGCAACGCTATCTTTCGGAAACTCTCACAGAGGAAGCCGAAAACGCCAACTGCGTGGCATGGACCAGCAAAGTGAACGGCGTTCGCGTCACCCCCATTCTGGACACCCTGAATGAAGACCGCGCACGCTTCGCCCTTGTGGACGACTGGACCTACAGCCTTTGGCAACCCTTCTTTCTCGGCGTGAAACCCACCAAGACCATGGACCGCGAGATCACCTACCGCTGGTTCTGGAGTTCGGAAAGCGAAGCCCTGCACACGGCTCTCAGCTCGTTCTGGAAGGGACGCGAAGAGGACGGACAGATCGCGGCCCTGCACGAGCGCTACTTCGGCTTTCTTCCCGAAGAGGCGGACTATTACGACATCGTTGGCCTGTCAGACTCCGTGAAGAAGCACCTGCCGCGCTACAGCGACACCATCCTGAAATACAGCAAGCTCAACGGGATAGACCCACTGCTGCTCACTGCCGTAATCTATCAGGAATCCCGCTTCGACGCGGACGCCACCAGCAAGACCGGCGTGCGCGGGCTCATGCAGATCACCCAGAACACGGCCCGCGTTCTGGGCGTGGACAGAACCAATCCTCAACAGTCCATCAAGGGCGGTGCAAAGTATCTGAAGATGCTGTGGGATGCATTCGAGTCCATGGAGCTGGACCCGTGGGATCGCTGGTTCTTTACGCTGGCAAGCTACAACCAGGGGCTCGGACACGTACAGGACGCCATAGCCCTGTCCCGCACCATGGGTGGCACCGGCCGTACGTGGCACGACCTGAAAAAGGTGCTGCCGCTACTGGCCTGGGAAAAGTATTATTCCCAGACCAAATACGGCTACACCCGAGGGTATGAAGCAGTCCACTATGTGGAAAACATCCGTTATTACTACTACATCCTGCACGGACTAGTCGGTCTCGCGCGGCCGGAAGCTGAGCACCTTGGCACGCTTCTTAGCGCCATCCCCGACACCTGGCCCGTCCTCTGA
- a CDS encoding peptide chain release factor 3, which yields MSKELKREVDKRRTFGIISHPDAGKTTLTEKLLLYGGAIQMAGSVKSRKAARHATSDWMAMEQERGISVTSSVMKFEYNGYEINLLDTPGHQDFSEDTYRVLTAVDSGLLVIDVAKGVETQTLKLMDVCRLRNTPILTFINKLDRDGLDPFAVMADIEERLKIECAPLTWPIGMGSTFKGTWNLYKNELHLFSAVHGGKRQQGEVFKDLNDPRLDEILGDQVHQLREELELLQGAGNPFDLERYRKGEQTPVFFGSAVNNFGVQEMLDSFVELAPPPQPRPTTTREVSPYEEEFSGVVFKIQANMDKNHRDRIAFMRICSGKFTRGMKVKHHRVGKDFTIANATIFMAQDRTGVEEAYPGDIIGIHNHGTIKIGDTFTDKEPLKFVGIPSFSPEHFRRVQLRDPMKRKQLQKGLEQLAEEGAVQLFRPIANSDYILGAVGMLQFDVIVHRLLNEYAVNALYEPVSVTTARWIHSDDKRALDDFTDYYRSDLAIDAEGCLAYLAPNPWKLESAIERFPKIVFSTTREIS from the coding sequence ATGAGCAAGGAATTGAAGCGCGAAGTAGACAAACGCCGCACGTTCGGCATTATCAGCCACCCTGACGCGGGTAAGACCACCCTGACGGAAAAGCTGCTGCTGTACGGTGGCGCAATCCAGATGGCGGGTTCGGTCAAGTCGCGCAAGGCGGCGCGCCATGCCACGTCCGACTGGATGGCCATGGAGCAGGAGCGCGGCATTTCCGTCACCTCCTCGGTGATGAAGTTCGAGTACAACGGGTATGAAATCAACCTGCTGGACACTCCCGGTCACCAGGACTTCTCCGAAGACACCTACCGCGTGCTCACCGCCGTGGACTCCGGCCTGCTGGTCATCGACGTGGCCAAGGGCGTAGAAACCCAGACGTTGAAGCTGATGGACGTGTGCCGCCTGCGCAATACGCCCATTCTGACCTTCATCAACAAGCTGGACCGCGACGGTCTTGATCCTTTCGCCGTCATGGCGGACATTGAAGAGCGTCTGAAGATCGAATGCGCGCCGCTTACGTGGCCCATTGGCATGGGCAGCACCTTCAAGGGGACGTGGAACCTCTACAAGAACGAACTGCATCTGTTCTCCGCCGTGCACGGCGGCAAGCGCCAGCAGGGCGAGGTGTTCAAGGATCTGAACGATCCGCGTCTGGACGAGATTCTGGGCGATCAGGTGCACCAGCTGCGTGAGGAGCTTGAGCTGCTGCAGGGTGCGGGTAACCCCTTTGATCTGGAGCGCTACCGTAAGGGCGAGCAGACCCCCGTGTTCTTCGGTTCCGCCGTGAACAACTTCGGTGTGCAGGAAATGCTGGATTCCTTCGTGGAGCTTGCGCCTCCGCCCCAGCCGCGTCCGACCACGACCCGCGAAGTTTCTCCCTACGAAGAGGAATTTTCCGGCGTGGTGTTCAAGATTCAGGCGAACATGGACAAGAACCACCGCGACCGTATCGCGTTCATGCGTATATGCTCCGGCAAGTTCACGCGCGGCATGAAAGTTAAGCACCACCGCGTGGGCAAGGACTTTACCATCGCCAACGCCACTATCTTCATGGCGCAGGACCGTACCGGTGTTGAAGAAGCCTACCCCGGCGACATCATCGGTATTCACAACCACGGCACCATCAAGATCGGTGACACCTTCACCGACAAGGAACCGCTCAAGTTCGTGGGCATTCCCAGCTTCTCGCCGGAACACTTCCGCCGCGTGCAGCTCAGGGACCCCATGAAGCGCAAGCAGCTGCAGAAGGGCCTTGAGCAGTTGGCTGAAGAAGGCGCAGTGCAGCTGTTCCGTCCCATTGCCAACAGCGATTACATCCTGGGTGCGGTCGGTATGCTGCAGTTCGACGTGATCGTGCATCGCCTGCTGAACGAATATGCCGTGAACGCCCTGTACGAGCCGGTCTCTGTCACCACCGCCCGCTGGATTCACAGCGATGACAAGCGTGCGCTGGACGACTTCACCGATTACTATCGCAGCGACCTCGCCATCGACGCTGAAGGTTGTCTCGCCTACCTCGCGCCGAACCCGTGGAAGCTGGAATCCGCCATTGAGCGATTCCCCAAGATCGTGTTCAGCACTACGCGAGAAATCAGCTAG
- the plsY gene encoding glycerol-3-phosphate 1-O-acyltransferase PlsY, translating to MLGIILWLLIAYMVGSIPFGLLIAKSACGIDPRSGGSRNVGATNVARLCGTRWGIATLTCDLLKGALPVWIGMVVSDHPLFLSCVALAALGGHVYSMFLDFKGGKAVATTIGIFIPLAFKSILLAAIACALVIWRSGYVSLGSLTLVTVMPLLLFLGGSWSYIPLSLVVMAFVYWTHRENIGRLARGEEKAWQKKKHEEQA from the coding sequence ATGCTGGGTATAATTCTGTGGTTGCTCATTGCGTACATGGTTGGTTCCATTCCCTTCGGCCTGCTCATCGCCAAGTCCGCCTGCGGCATTGACCCGCGTTCCGGCGGCAGCCGCAACGTAGGCGCAACCAACGTGGCCCGTCTGTGCGGCACCCGCTGGGGCATTGCAACGCTGACCTGCGACCTGCTGAAAGGCGCCCTGCCCGTATGGATCGGCATGGTGGTGAGCGATCATCCCCTGTTCCTTTCCTGCGTCGCGCTGGCGGCTCTGGGCGGCCATGTGTATTCCATGTTCCTCGACTTCAAGGGCGGCAAGGCCGTTGCCACCACCATCGGCATCTTCATTCCGCTGGCGTTCAAGAGCATTCTCCTTGCGGCCATCGCCTGTGCGCTGGTCATCTGGCGTTCCGGCTACGTTTCCCTTGGTTCCCTTACGCTGGTAACCGTCATGCCGCTGCTGCTCTTCCTTGGCGGCAGCTGGTCCTATATTCCGCTGTCACTGGTGGTGATGGCCTTTGTGTACTGGACGCACCGTGAAAACATCGGGCGTCTGGCACGTGGTGAAGAAAAGGCTTGGCAGAAAAAGAAACACGAGGAGCAGGCATAA
- a CDS encoding IMP cyclohydrolase → MSDLKNMYKTILGDPFPAEMTVRLGDKELVYRKRTWTLEGEEKGLRYGENPDQPAALYELAEGSLTLGGVTFRGPGKGLVSALTEEHMIQAGKHPGKTNLTDVDNGINMLQYLTAKPAALILKHNNPCGAAWSDKGIADALDKAFWSDRIAAFGGAVVVNRPMDKAAAELVNSAYFEVVAAPDFEEGVVDILKKRKNLRILHIPGMARLEELVNEPFLDFKCLADGGIIIQQSFRNRILSVDDFIPATAEKNGVQVAARKPTAQEAEDLLFAWAIESGVTSNSIIFARSGATVSIGTGEQDRVGCVELTVHKAYTKFADMLAFKEQNMSLYELKLKAQKDPALAEVLSDIEARTRAEKGGLMGTAMVSDGFFPFRDGVDAALAHGVAAIAQPGGSVRDHEVIQAVNEASPQVAMVFTGQRSFKH, encoded by the coding sequence ATGAGCGACCTTAAGAACATGTACAAGACGATCCTCGGGGATCCGTTTCCGGCAGAGATGACCGTTCGCCTCGGCGACAAGGAGCTTGTGTACCGCAAGCGCACCTGGACGCTGGAAGGTGAAGAGAAGGGGCTGCGCTACGGCGAAAACCCCGACCAGCCTGCCGCCCTGTACGAACTGGCAGAGGGCTCCCTTACCCTTGGTGGTGTAACCTTCCGCGGCCCGGGCAAGGGCCTCGTTTCCGCCCTCACTGAAGAACACATGATTCAGGCAGGCAAGCACCCCGGCAAGACCAACCTCACGGACGTGGACAACGGCATCAACATGCTGCAGTACCTTACTGCCAAGCCCGCTGCCCTCATCCTCAAGCATAACAACCCCTGCGGCGCCGCATGGTCCGACAAGGGCATTGCCGACGCGCTGGATAAGGCCTTCTGGAGCGACCGCATCGCTGCATTCGGCGGCGCGGTGGTGGTGAACCGCCCCATGGACAAGGCCGCAGCCGAACTGGTGAACAGCGCCTATTTCGAAGTGGTGGCAGCACCCGACTTTGAAGAAGGTGTTGTGGATATCCTGAAGAAGCGCAAGAACCTGCGCATTCTGCACATCCCCGGCATGGCCCGCCTTGAGGAACTGGTCAACGAACCCTTCCTCGACTTCAAGTGCCTTGCCGACGGCGGCATCATCATCCAGCAGTCCTTCCGCAACCGCATTCTCTCCGTGGACGACTTCATCCCCGCCACCGCCGAAAAGAACGGCGTGCAGGTGGCGGCACGTAAGCCCACTGCGCAGGAAGCCGAAGACCTGCTCTTCGCATGGGCCATCGAATCCGGCGTGACCTCCAACTCCATCATCTTCGCCCGCAGCGGTGCCACCGTGTCCATCGGCACCGGCGAACAGGACCGCGTGGGCTGCGTGGAACTGACCGTGCACAAGGCCTACACCAAGTTCGCAGACATGCTCGCCTTCAAGGAACAGAACATGTCCCTGTACGAACTCAAGCTCAAGGCACAGAAGGACCCCGCACTGGCCGAAGTTCTCAGCGACATCGAAGCACGCACCCGCGCCGAGAAGGGCGGCCTGATGGGAACCGCCATGGTTTCCGACGGTTTCTTCCCCTTCCGCGACGGCGTGGATGCGGCACTGGCACACGGCGTGGCAGCCATTGCGCAGCCCGGCGGCTCCGTACGCGACCACGAAGTGATTCAGGCCGTCAACGAAGCCAGCCCGCAGGTAGCCATGGTGTTCACGGGCCAACGTTCGTTCAAGCACTAA
- a CDS encoding mobile mystery protein A, whose product MSYNTLKIRQIDTTLALWRKAALPPRPGKGWIHAIRTALSMSSAALGARLGMTGAGVLSLEAAEATDSITLGTLRKIATALDCELQYALVPKHGIAETLQKRAKEVARERVLRVSHTMALEEQAVDSELTRSQIEELAETLLRKRTKELWR is encoded by the coding sequence ATGAGCTATAACACACTGAAAATACGCCAAATTGATACAACTCTCGCGCTCTGGCGCAAGGCTGCACTCCCTCCGCGTCCCGGCAAAGGATGGATTCATGCCATACGAACTGCGCTCAGCATGAGTTCCGCCGCCCTCGGTGCACGTCTCGGCATGACTGGTGCCGGTGTTCTGAGCCTTGAGGCGGCGGAAGCTACAGACTCAATCACCCTTGGCACCCTCCGCAAAATTGCCACAGCTCTGGATTGCGAGCTGCAATACGCACTGGTGCCCAAACATGGCATTGCAGAAACACTGCAGAAGCGAGCCAAGGAAGTGGCGCGCGAACGAGTACTGCGGGTGAGCCACACCATGGCACTGGAAGAACAGGCTGTTGATAGCGAACTTACCCGTAGCCAGATTGAAGAACTGGCAGAGACCCTGCTGCGCAAACGGACAAAGGAACTGTGGCGATGA